From the Candidatus Saccharibacteria bacterium genome, the window CGTTCAGGTTCAGGCGGTGCTGGCTCTGATGGACCAGTTCGTGGAGCACCCCGAGCTCATGGCCAACCTGGCCGAGTACAGCCGTCAGACGGTCGCGACAGCTCTGCTGAACCGAGTCAACACGCTCGGTGCAGATCTCGAGGTTGCCCAGAAGGCGCTGTCGTCGGCACGACAGAGCTATGTCCGGTATCCAAGCTTCGAACAAGACGTTCGGCGTGCTGAAATCTGGGTCGAGCAGCTGCTCCTGCAGCTCGAGGACGCCAACCAAGCAGCCGAGCTCTTCGGCGGCCTCCACTCGGTCTGAGCGACCTCCACAAAGAGGTTCGGGTGGGCGCACAACAGCGCCCGCCCAGCCTCTCTTCTTTTTGTAGACACAAAGGTGTCTTTTTTGTTTACAAACAGATCTCTCGACTACGCTCGAAGTGACACATCCTCTATGTCATTCCCGCGTAGGCGGGAATCTAGACTGGATTCCCGACGTCGAATGCTTCGCGTCGACTCGAGGATGACAAAATGTAGAGATTCAGGATGACAACAGGACTGCTAGTTTTTCCGAAGCTTTGGCTACATCTACTGGCTCTTGATTGCCAGTTTTGAGATCCTTTAAGATAGCTTTTTTGGCCTTAAGCTCGGTTTCGCCAATAATCAGCGCGTATTTGGCCTCGAACTTGCTGGCCCGGGCCAGCTGATCTTTCATAGTCTTGGTCGTTAGATCGATCCTGACACTCAGGCCGTCATCGAGCAGTTTTTCAGATAGGGTTAGTGCAGCCTTTTGAGCCTCGCTGCCCAAGTAAACCACATAAACATCGGGCTTTTGGGCCTCCAGCTTGTGGCCGGTTGCCTCGAGCTCTAGCTTGATACGCTCCAGGCCCAAACCAAAGCCAACTGCTGGGGTTGGCTGCCCGCCTAGTAGCTCCACCAAACCATCATAGCGGCCGCCGCCGCCAAGTGAATCTTGCGATCCCTGGCGCGTACCCTTGAATTCAAACACCGTTTGATTATAGTAATCCAAGCCTCGCACTAAGCGTGGATTTACATCGTAACCAATTCCCAGATCATCTAAGGCCTCCAAAACGGCTGCAAAGTGTTCTTTGCTAGATTTATCAAGATAATCTAAGATCTGCGGAGCTTTTTCGATCAGCTCTTGCATATTAGCCTCTTTGCTATCCAAAAGACGCAACGGATTGCTCCCCAGCTGTTTTTTGGCCAAGTCTGTAAGCTTAGGCTCATGCGGCTTAAAGTAGTCGCGCAAAGCCTCTTGGTAGCGCTTGCGAGCTTCGAGAGAACCAATACTATTCACCTGCAATGAGGTTGCCAGTCCTAAACGGGTATAAAACCTATTGGCCAGCGCAATGGTGTGCACGTCGGCAGTAGGGCTATCAACACCAAAAATCTCCACTCCCAACTGGTGGTGCTGGCGATATCTACCCTCTTGAGGACGATCATAGCGGAAAAGCGGCTCTATATAGAACAGACCTACGGGCTTGGGCCAGCTTGGCATGCCGTTTTCTAGGTAGGTTCTTACCACGCCCGCAGTGCCCTCGGGCTTAAGCGCCAAGACACCTTTACCACGATCAGTTAAGGTGTACATTTCTTTATGCACCACCTCGGTGGCCTCACCAACTCCTCTAATGAATAGCTGAGCATCTTCGAGAATTGGAGTCGAAATACGGCTTAGACCGGCAGCTTCGCAGATTTCGGTAAAGGTTTGCACTATGTGCTGCCAGGCTATCTGATCG encodes:
- a CDS encoding histidine--tRNA ligase → MAKNQFQKVRGMQDILPADQIAWQHIVQTFTEICEAAGLSRISTPILEDAQLFIRGVGEATEVVHKEMYTLTDRGKGVLALKPEGTAGVVRTYLENGMPSWPKPVGLFYIEPLFRYDRPQEGRYRQHHQLGVEIFGVDSPTADVHTIALANRFYTRLGLATSLQVNSIGSLEARKRYQEALRDYFKPHEPKLTDLAKKQLGSNPLRLLDSKEANMQELIEKAPQILDYLDKSSKEHFAAVLEALDDLGIGYDVNPRLVRGLDYYNQTVFEFKGTRQGSQDSLGGGGRYDGLVELLGGQPTPAVGFGLGLERIKLELEATGHKLEAQKPDVYVVYLGSEAQKAALTLSEKLLDDGLSVRIDLTTKTMKDQLARASKFEAKYALIIGETELKAKKAILKDLKTGNQEPVDVAKASEKLAVLLSS